In a genomic window of Amphiprion ocellaris isolate individual 3 ecotype Okinawa chromosome 11, ASM2253959v1, whole genome shotgun sequence:
- the LOC111571654 gene encoding uncharacterized protein C13orf42: MFRKINNVFRPNQQGHRGRDGGGGNQAEQDYHNACTVRLVRSTSMLVVGERTQTVEGSTLKRSKSTVSIESTLYYYQRQEDRIWLYSQNQNCLEYLEALVALRRQYTKSVSDLKSSDAKATVSSKKKPAPPPPKKQGPISRAKPSAPPVPSEEDTLRFFDAVIASCDSEPQRKPYMDDGHADVDFIVASSSAEHDLHSNWVLRVPRVADDSKQKQDCANESAQLKKKQSGSTSSRLRLQRNPIHLPKVVESAFQTLRFKPKLKKQ, encoded by the exons ATGTTCAGGAAGATCAATAATGTGTTCCGTCCCAACCAGCAAGGACACAGAGGTCGGGATGGTGGCGGTGGGAACCAGGCCGAGCAGGACTACCACAACGCCTGCACCGTCCGGCTGGTCCGCAGCACCTCCATGCtggtggtgggagagaggacTCAGACAGTCGAGGGCTCCACGTTAAAACGCAGCAAGAGTACAGTGAGCATCGAGTCGACCTTGTACTACTATCAGAGACAAGAGGACAGGATATGGCTGTACTCGCAGAACCAGAACTGCCTCGAGTACCTGGAAGCACTCGTGGCTCTGAGGAGGCAGTACACAAAGAGCGTGAGTGACTTGAAAAGCAGCGACGCCAAGGCCACAGTGTCTTCCAAGAAGAAGCCTGCTCCCCCGCCACCTAAAAAGCAAGGACCG ATATCAAGAGCTAAACCCTCGGCCCCTCCGGTCCCCAGCGAAGAGGACACTCTGCGGTTCTTTGATGCAGTTATCGCCAGCTGTGACAGTGAACCTCAGCGCAAACCTTACATGGATGATGGACACGCAGACGTAGATTTCATAG TGGCCTCCAGCTCGGCCGAACACGACCTCCACTCTAACTGGGTCCTGCGGGTTCCTCGGGTCGCAGACGACTCCAAACAGAAACAGGACTGTGCCAACGAAAGCGCCCAGCTGAAGAAAAAGCAGAGCGGGTCCACGAGCAGCAGACTGCGACTTCAGAGGAACCCGATCCACCTGCCCAAAGTGGTGGAGAGCGCATTCCAGACTCTGCGCTTCAAGCCCAAATTAAAAAAGCAGTGA
- the LOC111571687 gene encoding TLR adapter interacting with SLC15A4 on the lysosome encodes MLCEGRLLSMTYGNLEELDSLPPQKALLSAYGLPRTAATLIPSSARRTPLVHHGSPEQAGSADNRGASVESYISPLQSLDLQRAHAGRQISPEIEIPAQDRSGGDAPFLVPSFCQSICLNYSDLHIGGDQVLPLSTNDGELRVCTDAQAVGPFLQSCDVPPAVEDSLPGQACQGGLPYPHRGGSNRWRLGSGRDRSFLLQGREGPFSNSLLNHYLEQKLLDLYQQFMMENMAREGAPGSDSDGGPICPLLASELVLTSLDQITLQLSREGNLEAGMAKDMVLSCLLRVAGDMQSSEISTPFLQISNEASREQLTQNKEE; translated from the coding sequence ATGCTTTGTGAAGGCAGATTGTTGAGCATGACCTACGGTAACTTGGAAGAGCTGGACTCCCTCCCTCCTCAGAAGGCTCTCCTGAGTGCTTATGGGCTACCGAGAACAGCTGCTACCCTCATACCGAGCTCGGCCAGACGCACTCCGCTCGTTCATCATGGTTCCCCGGAGCAGGCAGGTAGCGCAGACAACAGGGGTGCTTCAGTGGAGTCGTACATTTCTCCCCTGCAGTCCTTAGATCTCCAGAGAGCCCATGCTGGCAgacagatctctccagagatagAGATCCCAGCCCAGGATCGCTCAGGTGGTGATGCCCCGTTCTTGGTTCCCTCCTTCTGCCAGAGCATCTGTCTAAACTACAGCGACCTCCACATTGGAGGTGACCAGGTTCTGCCTCTATCAACTAATGATGGTGAGCTGAGGGTCTGCACTGATGCCCAGGCAGTCGGCCCCTTCCTCCAGTCCTGTGACGTCCCCCCGGCTGTGGAGGATTCTCTCCCAGGACAAGCATGTCAGGGTGGGCTGCCTTACCCACACAGAGGAGGCTCGAATCGCTGGAGACTGGGGAGTGGTCGTGATCGGAGCTTTTTGCTTCAGGGGCGTGAAGGTCCGTTCTCCAACTCCCTTCTAAATCACTACCTGGAGCAGAAACTCCTGGATCTGTACCAGCAATTTATGATGGAGAACATGGCCAGAGAAGGGGCCCCTGGTTCGGATTCCGACGGAGGCCCCATCTGCCCTCTGCTGGCCTCAGAGCTGGTCCTGACCAGCTTGGACCAGATTACGTTGCAGCTCAGCCGGGAAGGCAACCTGGAGGCCGGCATGGCCAAGGACATGGTCCTGAGCTGCCTGCTGCGGGTGGCTGGTGACATGCAGTCAAGTGAGATCAGCACTCCCTTTCTGCAGATTTCAAACGAGGCTTCCAGGGAGCAGCTCACGCAGAATAAAGAGGAGTAA